gcacgggggtgtctgtcgtccgagtatattacccacggcggggggccacattcggtgctatggatgcggtcccaatatgaggcgaggaggccgacgctctttacacgtcggcctccacacaacacaagaaagtgacctaccggcccacattactggccggtggaagcccgcggtcggtgtatgaaggattgcaacgcattgccatacaccgacacaaaaacgcggatgacgtagcacggcggttcaggtttagtcagtaaaagtctgacactacccatttcctcccccgagggagtgggtgtccatgaggattcccccgcctaaacaaaaaaaaaaaaaaaaggtgtatggcacttttgaacgtcaaacaatttatatatgaacaCTATTAAAAAccagtgtcagtctgtcggtcagtctcctattgaagttaccgctcgttcggaaggtagattctcatggagaagaacgagcaagaaactccatggtaACCCTTTTTCACTGCTATACAATttagagtctgacactacccgttccctcccccgagggagtgggtgtccatgtaGATCCCccaccttaccaaaaaaaaggtatgttatatttatttattccatatttaCAGGCTAGAAACATTTGTGAAATTAGGGCTATGACTTCACGAAGAATGTGTTCATATAGAACAAGTGGCATAATGGTATATACTGggtataaatagtaaaaacagTATTTCATAGGAGCACGCCCCTTCCCACGAAGCTATACcgtgaattaaatgaaaaaaaaatgtcttaaatgtttaatttattcgtaaTTGAGTCCTTTTCTCCGAGGTTGTAAGGAGCGTGCTTTGGTCACGCTGAAGTAGTACCGAGCGGACTCGCGCGGCGTGCGAGTGCGCTGCGGGTCGGCGAAGTCCACAGCGTACAGACCGTATGTTGACCTGAAAATATACAGAAGGTAAGGCAAAtctcgtaaaaaatatttggcagAGAAGGATAAAAAGAGGTAAGGCTTAGGTATAGGTACAAATGggcaatagaaaaacaaattggttgggTTACAAAAACCGTTGTTGAACTTcgatcttgtttttttttgctacagCTTCAACAGAAATACAACATCTGTAAAAACTTCAACTGTCTAGGGTCATGAGTACATGCCACACACAGCCTGGTACCGAACGAACCGACAGACGTACAGACAGCGGTGATCATTAATAGGATCATCATGAAAATGGGAACAGCTATTTCAACCTACATAACATTTCCAATTTTAGTATTATCTACAGTACCTTCTAAAAAGTTTTAGCATCCGATTCTAGTAGACTTGAAATTAGTTTGCTCAAGCATAGGTACCTGTTCCAAATGATCCCTTAGATATTCCAGTCTTGCTATATCATACAAATCTTTAGTTAACAACGGCAGTCCGTTCTCAGTGATCATAATCTCACTGACTCTATACGTGGCGTTGATCCAGTGCAGCTGTGTGCGTAGACCCTTGGGGTTCAActggaattttaaaataatgtaaagccTTTTGTAATAAAGGTATTGCAAGGTAACGAGATAGCTAAATGATTGTTCGTATGAAAGTCTATCGGATGCTTTAAGGTTAATACTGGGTATGAATATCGTTTAAGATTAAAACTGGTTAGTAGGAATTGGAATTGATGTAGTGATAGCATGAGGCCTGCTCCTCATGCCATCACTACATCAATTCCAGATCCCAACATGGTCACAAACCAACGTTTTTTCCGAAGATAAGTGTGCCTTCATAATTATTCTAGGACACCAGTGACATACGGCGAAGGGAAATAACGTAGGGAAACTTGGATCCAAGTGCTAGTATGATCTACTATCGCCAATCTGCAGCACGCAAGCGCGGTGATTAATGCTCAATCCTTTAAAATATAAGCAGAAGTCAGTGCCCAGCTGTGAGACATGTTTAGGCTTGtcttacaatattatttaaataatacaaatacctACTGCAAACCAGTCTAAAAAAGTAGGAGCCCAGGTTGGATCATTCAGCATAGTGGCCCCGATCTCATCTGAGCCGTAGAAGGGCCAGGAGCCGGCCTCTTCAGGGATCACCTTACGGATCAGACGCGTGAAGTAGTGGTTTAATGCGTAATAGTCCGAAGTTCCTGAAAAAATGGAATCTTCGTAAATTATCTTTTCCTTTGTAATAAGGTTGTTCCTCTTGAGTCCTCCACAAAAATATGACTTCAATCCACGCCAAAGAAGTGACTCAGGAAACGTAGTCCTGTTCTTCTGACATTCCctttattgaaatgtaataatattttataagagtCTGTTTTATCATCAACCTTGCGAAACTCACTGCTGGGCCTCCCTTTCCTCTCCTTCCCCTTGTCATACAAGTCTCTTGATAGTCTGTTTTTCTTGCgaatctttttataatatacctCTTACAAGTTCAACTTCTTCTGGTGTAAACGGCGGTAGTCTGGGATATTTGTAGCCTTCCCTTTTACTGTTCTCAGCCAAGATCTTCTCCAGCTCAGGTGGCCAGCCACCCAAGTAGATGGGGTGAGCGAAACGGCCTTCCTGAAATGTCAGAACTTTAAGGTTTATAGGACGTTAAGGTCTCTAAAGATTATGGACTTTTATTTGTAAGACACTAGTTATGGGTGAGCACTCTTTTTGAGACAAGATCGTTTAGTTTCAATTTGTATTTGCACAAAATATATGCTAATAATTGAAACCAATCACATCTACAAAATTGTTCTTGTGTCTTCCACTACTCTACCACTTGTACTCATAATATGAGTGAGTTTGTAGAGTAAGAGAAATTTTAACATACAGAAAAAATAGACACGGCTATTTCCATAGAGTGCGCACTCACTTCTTGAGTTTGTCCTCTCTCTGACAGCTTGCCCTGGTTCAATGAAATTATACTGCGAAACCTTACTAAAAACGAAACTTACATACAGCTGAATCATTAGCTCTGTAACAGTAGCGTCATCTGGTGTCTCCGGTTCGAACCATACGAATATGTTGGCAAGGGATATTTTACctagaaatacaaaatacttttgaacGAATTCTGCTTTGAAAATAGGTCTTGTACCtcttaaaataaggtaaaaagCAGATTGCAGACGTGAAAGCGAGATCAAGTAGAAAAGCGTAGAACGGCATTCCTTTTCCACATCAGCAAGTCCTACTCTAGCCAGTAGAAGTTATGGCAGGATTCCGGTACTCACCATTATATTTCAACTTATAACTTTCTTCATAAATCCTGTATGCTTTGGCATGGGCGATTAGTAAATTCTTGTTGCACAAAAACCCGCCTATCTTTAGGTCGTCCAAGTAAGGGGCAGACCGTTTGCTGTAACCATTGTCACAGGTCGCTATCGGCTCGTTGAATGTGATCCAGTACTTCACCCGGTCAGCATATAGAGAGTATAACACGGTGGCGTAGTCCGCAAACCAGTCTGATATTAAAGGATTTGCCCAGCCTCCTGGAAAGACATGCTAGTTGGAAGTTGGGTAAGGCTAGCCGAGCGGTAAAGATCACCACGTGAAACTAGGTTCTTACCTAGATCTTGGAGGTATTGTGGTAGATCCCAATGATACATGGTCACAACCGGTTCGATCCCCTTCTCGAGCAGTCCGTCTATCAGGTTGTTGTAGTAGTTCTTGCCGTCTTCGCTGATGATGTTGGGGTATCCTGACGGGAGCAAACGAGACCAGGATATCGAGAACCTGAAAAAGTGcaacgttaataaaaaaatgtttgttgcaAGACgtgaatttttcaaattttctatTCTTGATCAGCGACCTCGGTAGCTTAGTTGGctggtaaaaaaaaatttgtttgtaTGGACTTGACTACTAGTCAATAGACTGTCgtgtatttgaatttagaaaaatagGATATATTAGGGAATACTAGAATAGACTGGGGAAAAGACATCCATGATCCCTTTTTGGTATTTTCATGGGTTGACCTTACTAAATGAATGTGATCCGCAAGtcgattcaataaaaaatactcgaGCACCTTAGATAATACATCTGCTAGCATAAATTGACAATACAGGCGGGCAACTCCTTTGAAAGACCGACGCTGTGGAAAAGCACGAGTAGAACTATCCTCAGCAAGTTCTAAgctaatttttatttacctacatttatCTACCTGTACTTATCCAGCCCCAACTCCTCACACATCTGGATGTCTCGTCTCCACAGGTGGTAGGAGTCACACGCCACGTCA
The genomic region above belongs to Trichoplusia ni isolate ovarian cell line Hi5 chromosome 5, tn1, whole genome shotgun sequence and contains:
- the LOC113493906 gene encoding myrosinase 1-like; translation: MSCASVVVYFVVLVSPINCENLTFPPWFLFGAATSAYQIEGGWNASDKGESIWDKVLHTHPEIVGDGSNGDVACDSYHLWRRDIQMCEELGLDKYRFSISWSRLLPSGYPNIISEDGKNYYNNLIDGLLEKGIEPVVTMYHWDLPQYLQDLGGWANPLISDWFADYATVLYSLYADRVKYWITFNEPIATCDNGYSKRSAPYLDDLKIGGFLCNKNLLIAHAKAYRIYEESYKLKYNGKISLANIFVWFEPETPDDATVTELMIQLYEGRFAHPIYLGGWPPELEKILAENSKREGYKYPRLPPFTPEEVELVRGTSDYYALNHYFTRLIRKVIPEEAGSWPFYGSDEIGATMLNDPTWAPTFLDWFALNPKGLRTQLHWINATYRVSEIMITENGLPLLTKDLYDIARLEYLRDHLEQVPMLEQTNFKSKFNNGFCNPTNLFFYCPFVPIPKPYLFLSFSAKYFLRDLPYLLYIFRSTYGLYAVDFADPQRTRTPRESARYYFSVTKARSLQPRRKGLNYE